The nucleotide sequence AAGCCGCGCAACAGAAAAGCCGCCCGAAGGCGGCCTTTCGCTCATTGGTGAAGATGGAGTCAGGCAGCCAGCGCGGCTGGCCGAGGTTTGCGCCGATAGGCCATGAAGCCGATGCCGGCGAAGCCAAGGATCAACATCGCCCAGGTCGAGGGCTCCGGAACGGCATTGACCTGAATCGACACGTCGCCCAGTTGCTGGTTGTCCGCGCTGAAGAGCTTGAGGTCGAAGGTGTAGATGCCGGAGGCATTGGGATTGAAATTGATCGGGCCTCCCAGAAAACCGAAGCCCAGATTCTCGCTGTTCTGATAGAGCGGGCCACCGATCGGCGTATTGTCTCCAAATATTGTCTGCGGATTGATCGTCGATATCCCTCCGGGACCGGTAATAGTCAGCAATGAATGGGTGCCCAGCAGCGAACCCGGGTTGACCGAAAACTCGAAATTCCACAATGCCCTGCCAGGCGGGGTGCTGCCCACCGGAGCAATATAAAGATTTCCTGTCGGCGTGATCGGGCCAACAAATCGAATGGAGGCACGCAATCCGAGTTCGACCCCATTATCCTCCGCGTCGACCGTGAAATGGCCGTTGCTGGTACCGCTCCCCTGGGTCCAGCCCGACGCAAGATCCTGATTAAACGTGACGACGGCCGAGGCGCCGCTGACAAAAGAGGTCAGCGCAAGCGCGGTTCCGAGAGCGATCAAACCCAGCGACGAAAACCGCATAATTTCCCCCATTTATTATTGGTTGTATTTTTCTTAAACACGTTCATCTAATTAAAGTCAATCTCCGGTGGGGATAACTCTTCGTTGCACGTGAAATGAGTCGCTGGCAGTTCGCGCGCTGCGAAATCACGCATTTTCAACGTTGAGCCAGCAAGATTAAATCGGGACAGTCCGTTAATCTCACGATGGCTTGTCCTTGGCAGACCATAGCCGCCGGGCGATTCTCGCAAATATGATGCCGGCCGCGCCGCCCGCTATTTTCTCCAGCGCATCGATCAATGTGCCGTGCCGGTCCGGCGTCACGGTCTGCAAAGTCTCCAGCAGCGCCGCGGCGCCGAACACGATGCAGCAAACAAGAATCAGGCGCCGAGGATAGGCGAAGCCGAAGAGGGCGCCGAGGATAGCAAACGCGATAACGTGCTCGAAATGCGCGTAGGTTTGCATCGCAGGCCGCATCAAGAACGGCGAGAGCTTGAAATAGATGGCATAGACAAATCCGACATGCGTCAGCGTGGCATAGGCGATCGCGATGACCGCGATCCATGCCGCTGCCATGGCAAGCCGGGCAATACGTCTCTTCATGTTGGCGTTTTGCACCGGGCCACAACTTCTTTCGAGCTAATAGGATCCTTAACCTTACCTTGGACGGACGGGTCAGGAGGATTTTGCGAGCCTTTCCCGCCAGCGGCAGCAGTAAACTTTCCGATAAGGGAAACGATCGATTGCGAG is from Bradyrhizobium sp. AZCC 2176 and encodes:
- a CDS encoding VanZ family protein, with protein sequence MKRRIARLAMAAAWIAVIAIAYATLTHVGFVYAIYFKLSPFLMRPAMQTYAHFEHVIAFAILGALFGFAYPRRLILVCCIVFGAAALLETLQTVTPDRHGTLIDALEKIAGGAAGIIFARIARRLWSAKDKPS